In the Wyeomyia smithii strain HCP4-BCI-WySm-NY-G18 chromosome 2, ASM2978416v1, whole genome shotgun sequence genome, one interval contains:
- the LOC129721781 gene encoding zinc finger protein 391-like isoform X2 — MMHCCIAGCDTDENVVNSTSVFFVSFPQQPNLFQEWLNILTAYSSLLDGNINENTKLCSCHFSEEAFDKHPVHGYRFLLPTAIPSIFPLVETNLESDMIIKSDLDASDLVEDESHLMLYSDIAESHLSDTPEDLLPENLSVSELGQPTKSIGIEYADGKYFFLQSEDEYADDLIECEDRFASKSPASVNNVDPVSESKPDSKIELASDIAPEFEISDPTHIESDMDYVIFKEDSNTDDGATASLIEVIEDKKLSQQNPDTDMSIYGTVEMLEEADLQQTSRKRGARVDKHFCQSCGKGFPYESGLKKHVLVHTGQKPHICNICGKGFSQKINLTIHVRRHTGEESIKKFTCPVCSKKCTRMSELKIHIKSHWRKLPHPCQLCTERFAEVTNYYDHLKSHHKDELTLQECIDMIAQNENAELIAPNEDSLLKSEDGGYICAVCIRIFRSERLLRKHKRKMHPKVFVCSQCPKRFLYKSLLDKHIRVHTQEKPFECDQCERSFTQKVNLEVHLYKRHNVQVGNIARKTCVCEYCNKVFDRPSTLQVHIRKHTKERPFHCRDCPKSFASNSALASHIKHNHRGESLLLQPVQRNIKTVQTTSKWFNIPYKL, encoded by the exons atgatgcATTGCTGTATCGCTGGTTGTGATACTGACGAGAACGTCGTCAATTCTACGTCTGTCTTCTTTGTGAG CTTTCCACAGCAACCAAATTTGTTCCAAGAGTGGCTAAACATTCTCACCGCCTACAGTTCACTGCTGGATGGAAACATTAACGAGAATACAAAGCTTTGCAGCTGTCACTTCAGTGAAGAAGCCTTTGATAAGCATCCGGTGCACGGTTACCGGTTCCTTCTTCCGACGGCTATTCCATCTATTTTTCCACTGGTAGAAACGAATCTAGAGTCAGATATGATTATCAAATCCGATTTGGATGCAAGTGACCTTGTAGAGGATGAAAGCCATTTGATGTTATATTCGGATATAGCAGAGAGTCACCTGTCTGATACACCGGAAGATTTGTTACCCGAAAATCTGTCAGTCAGTGAACTGGGCCAACCCACAAAATCTATTGGTATCGAGTACGCTGAtggcaaatatttttttctacaatccGAAGATGAATATGCAGATGATTTGATTGAGTGCGAAGATCGGTTCGCGAGCAAATCTCCAGCATCCGTAAACAACGTTGATCCAGTGTCAGAATCAAAACCTGACAGTAAGATTGAACTAGCCAGCGATATTGCTCCGGAGTTTGAAATAAGCGATCCTACCCACATTGAGTCTGACATGGATTACGTAATATTTAAAGAAGATTCAAATACTGATGATGGAGCAACAGCTTCACTTATTGAAGTAATTGAAGACAAAAAGTTGAGCCAGCAGAATCCTGATACGGACATGTCGATATACGGTACGGTAGAAATGCTAGAAGAAGCTGATTTACAACAAACGTCACGAAAAAGAGGCGCACGAGTTGAT AAACATTTTTGCCAGTCTTGTGGAAAAGGTTTCCCCTATGAAAGCGGCTTGAAAAAACATGTTCTTGTTCATACCGGTCAAAAGCCGCACATATGCAACATCTGTGGCAAAGg tttctcGCAAAAGATAAATCTCACTATTCATGTGCGCCGGCACACCGGAGAGGAATCAATCAAAAAGTTTACCTGTCCAGTGTGTAGCAAAAAATGCACTCGCATGAGCGAGCTTAAGATTCACATAAAATCACACTGGAGGAAACTTCCGCACCCGTGCCAGTTGTGTACCGAACGGTTCGCGGAAGTGACAAACTACTACGATCACCTGAAGTCACATCATAAAGACGAGCTAACACTGCAGGAGTGTATCGACATGATTGCTCAAAATGAAAACGCCGAGCTGATTGCACCAAATGAAGACAGTTTGCTAAAGAGTGAAGATGGTGGTTACATATGTGCAGTGTGTATTAGAATTTTTCGAAGCGAACGATTGCTACGGAAGCATAAACGAAAAATGCATCCGAAAGTGTTTGTTTGCTCACAATGTCCCAAACGATTCCTCTACAAAAGCTTGCTGGATAAACACATACGGGTTCATACTCAGGAAAAACCTTTCGAATGTGACCAATGTGAAAGATCCTTCACGCAGAAG GTCAATCTTGAAGTGCATTTATACAAACGACACAACGTTCAAGTGGGTAATATTGCGCGCAAAACTTGTGTTTGTGAGTATTGCAATAAAGTTTTCGATCGCCCCTCGACACTGCAAGTACATATTCGCAAGCACACTAAGGAGCGCCCATTCCACTGTCGAGACTGTCCAAAATCTTTTGCATCGAATAGTGCTCTGGCATCGCACATAAAGCACAATCATCGTGGAGAATCGC TGTTACTTCAACCAGTCCAACGGAATATC AAAACTGTACAGACGACATCAAAATGGTTCAATATTCCATACAAATTATAA
- the LOC129721781 gene encoding zinc finger protein 431-like isoform X1 produces the protein MMHCCIAGCDTDENVVNSTSVFFVSFPQQPNLFQEWLNILTAYSSLLDGNINENTKLCSCHFSEEAFDKHPVHGYRFLLPTAIPSIFPLVETNLESDMIIKSDLDASDLVEDESHLMLYSDIAESHLSDTPEDLLPENLSVSELGQPTKSIGIEYADGKYFFLQSEDEYADDLIECEDRFASKSPASVNNVDPVSESKPDSKIELASDIAPEFEISDPTHIESDMDYVIFKEDSNTDDGATASLIEVIEDKKLSQQNPDTDMSIYGTVEMLEEADLQQTSRKRGARVDKHFCQSCGKGFPYESGLKKHVLVHTGQKPHICNICGKGFSQKINLTIHVRRHTGEESIKKFTCPVCSKKCTRMSELKIHIKSHWRKLPHPCQLCTERFAEVTNYYDHLKSHHKDELTLQECIDMIAQNENAELIAPNEDSLLKSEDGGYICAVCIRIFRSERLLRKHKRKMHPKVFVCSQCPKRFLYKSLLDKHIRVHTQEKPFECDQCERSFTQKVNLEVHLYKRHNVQVGNIARKTCVCEYCNKVFDRPSTLQVHIRKHTKERPFHCRDCPKSFASNSALASHIKHNHRGESLLLQPVQRNIVSNSESFVLKTCDDPLNMVVENCTDDIKMVQYSIQIINPTEPDDTL, from the exons atgatgcATTGCTGTATCGCTGGTTGTGATACTGACGAGAACGTCGTCAATTCTACGTCTGTCTTCTTTGTGAG CTTTCCACAGCAACCAAATTTGTTCCAAGAGTGGCTAAACATTCTCACCGCCTACAGTTCACTGCTGGATGGAAACATTAACGAGAATACAAAGCTTTGCAGCTGTCACTTCAGTGAAGAAGCCTTTGATAAGCATCCGGTGCACGGTTACCGGTTCCTTCTTCCGACGGCTATTCCATCTATTTTTCCACTGGTAGAAACGAATCTAGAGTCAGATATGATTATCAAATCCGATTTGGATGCAAGTGACCTTGTAGAGGATGAAAGCCATTTGATGTTATATTCGGATATAGCAGAGAGTCACCTGTCTGATACACCGGAAGATTTGTTACCCGAAAATCTGTCAGTCAGTGAACTGGGCCAACCCACAAAATCTATTGGTATCGAGTACGCTGAtggcaaatatttttttctacaatccGAAGATGAATATGCAGATGATTTGATTGAGTGCGAAGATCGGTTCGCGAGCAAATCTCCAGCATCCGTAAACAACGTTGATCCAGTGTCAGAATCAAAACCTGACAGTAAGATTGAACTAGCCAGCGATATTGCTCCGGAGTTTGAAATAAGCGATCCTACCCACATTGAGTCTGACATGGATTACGTAATATTTAAAGAAGATTCAAATACTGATGATGGAGCAACAGCTTCACTTATTGAAGTAATTGAAGACAAAAAGTTGAGCCAGCAGAATCCTGATACGGACATGTCGATATACGGTACGGTAGAAATGCTAGAAGAAGCTGATTTACAACAAACGTCACGAAAAAGAGGCGCACGAGTTGAT AAACATTTTTGCCAGTCTTGTGGAAAAGGTTTCCCCTATGAAAGCGGCTTGAAAAAACATGTTCTTGTTCATACCGGTCAAAAGCCGCACATATGCAACATCTGTGGCAAAGg tttctcGCAAAAGATAAATCTCACTATTCATGTGCGCCGGCACACCGGAGAGGAATCAATCAAAAAGTTTACCTGTCCAGTGTGTAGCAAAAAATGCACTCGCATGAGCGAGCTTAAGATTCACATAAAATCACACTGGAGGAAACTTCCGCACCCGTGCCAGTTGTGTACCGAACGGTTCGCGGAAGTGACAAACTACTACGATCACCTGAAGTCACATCATAAAGACGAGCTAACACTGCAGGAGTGTATCGACATGATTGCTCAAAATGAAAACGCCGAGCTGATTGCACCAAATGAAGACAGTTTGCTAAAGAGTGAAGATGGTGGTTACATATGTGCAGTGTGTATTAGAATTTTTCGAAGCGAACGATTGCTACGGAAGCATAAACGAAAAATGCATCCGAAAGTGTTTGTTTGCTCACAATGTCCCAAACGATTCCTCTACAAAAGCTTGCTGGATAAACACATACGGGTTCATACTCAGGAAAAACCTTTCGAATGTGACCAATGTGAAAGATCCTTCACGCAGAAG GTCAATCTTGAAGTGCATTTATACAAACGACACAACGTTCAAGTGGGTAATATTGCGCGCAAAACTTGTGTTTGTGAGTATTGCAATAAAGTTTTCGATCGCCCCTCGACACTGCAAGTACATATTCGCAAGCACACTAAGGAGCGCCCATTCCACTGTCGAGACTGTCCAAAATCTTTTGCATCGAATAGTGCTCTGGCATCGCACATAAAGCACAATCATCGTGGAGAATCGC TGTTACTTCAACCAGTCCAACGGAATATCGTGAGTAACTCTGAAAGTTTTGTTCTCAAGACCTGTGATGATCCGTTAAATATGGTAGTAGAAAACTGTACAGACGACATCAAAATGGTTCAATATTCCATACAAATTATAAATCCTACCGAGCCAGACGATACACTTTGA